From Dehalococcoidales bacterium, the proteins below share one genomic window:
- a CDS encoding B-box zinc finger protein, translating into MKCATHPDVETKLRCGKCGRPICPQCLVQTPVGARCAECASLQKLPTFSMTNRYYLRAIAAATGMAFACGAAWWAIGHLAYFNFLLAAGFGYGIGEVVGLSVNRKRGRRLGLIAGASVVAGYLISVFPPWVFVFRWFSIPGLVVDLLAVALGVWIAVSRVK; encoded by the coding sequence GTGAAATGCGCAACTCATCCTGACGTCGAGACTAAGCTAAGGTGTGGCAAGTGCGGCAGGCCGATATGCCCCCAGTGTCTGGTGCAGACGCCGGTAGGTGCCCGGTGCGCCGAATGCGCCAGCCTGCAGAAGCTGCCCACCTTTAGCATGACTAACCGGTATTACCTGAGGGCTATCGCTGCGGCCACCGGCATGGCTTTCGCCTGTGGGGCAGCCTGGTGGGCGATTGGGCATCTCGCTTATTTTAACTTCCTGCTGGCGGCGGGTTTCGGCTACGGAATCGGGGAGGTGGTCGGCCTTTCCGTTAACCGCAAGCGCGGCCGGCGGCTGGGCCTTATTGCCGGCGCCAGCGTGGTTGCCGGCTATCTGATTAGCGTCTTCCCTCCCTGGGTGTTCGTTTTCCGGTGGTTCAGCATTCCGGGCCTGGTTGTCGACCTTCTGGCGGTGGCGCTCGGCGTCTGGATTGCCGTCAGCCGGGTCAAGTAG
- a CDS encoding PrsW family glutamic-type intramembrane protease has product MTEYMTGMFLSFFANPNPFGIGLALYFGAFWLIPYWPPLFSDRRLWAVMAGSAFLALAAISFIQVPLQLWAGMALGKFWSQEVILSRMLLFGIPQVLISGLVQEGAKLLPVVLYWRRKNRYLDPRLGLAIGATAGAAFGIFEAQWVHNAILFSVSIWGALQTYGLSALTGFWERFSVVAAHTAFSALAGYGLARGKGWQYYLLASFLHGFLNYGAVILTAGVFTTVQLEIYITAYALSLTGWALWLRWRRPI; this is encoded by the coding sequence ATGACTGAATATATGACCGGGATGTTCCTCTCCTTTTTCGCCAATCCCAATCCGTTTGGAATTGGTCTGGCGCTATACTTCGGCGCCTTCTGGCTGATACCATACTGGCCACCCCTCTTTAGCGACCGCCGTCTGTGGGCGGTCATGGCCGGTAGCGCCTTCCTGGCCCTGGCCGCCATCTCTTTTATTCAGGTTCCACTACAGCTTTGGGCCGGAATGGCCCTGGGCAAATTCTGGAGTCAAGAGGTCATTCTAAGCCGGATGTTGCTTTTCGGAATACCGCAGGTACTGATAAGCGGACTGGTCCAGGAGGGTGCCAAGCTGCTGCCGGTGGTTTTGTACTGGCGGCGCAAGAACAGGTACCTCGACCCCAGGTTGGGTCTGGCCATAGGAGCGACAGCCGGAGCAGCCTTCGGAATCTTCGAGGCACAGTGGGTACATAATGCTATCCTATTCTCGGTCAGCATATGGGGGGCCTTACAGACCTACGGTCTGTCAGCACTAACCGGATTCTGGGAGAGATTCTCGGTGGTGGCAGCACATACGGCATTTTCCGCGCTGGCCGGCTACGGCCTGGCTAGGGGCAAAGGGTGGCAATACTACCTGCTGGCTTCATTCTTACACGGCTTCCTGAACTACGGTGCCGTCATTCTGACAGCAGGGGTATTTACCACAGTACAATTGGAGATCTACATAACAGCATACGCACTGTCGCTAACCGGTTGGGCTCTGTGGCTCCGCTGGCGCAGGCCCATCTGA
- a CDS encoding thermonuclease family protein, whose protein sequence is MGERYYAHCKHVEDGDTFKTAREHRIRLANVCTPEKGQEEYLEAKKALADLILDKDIVYEPVGTSCNRIVAEVWAGVTHVNQYMRNQGYTCR, encoded by the coding sequence ATGGGGGAAAGGTATTATGCCCATTGCAAGCACGTTGAGGACGGGGATACCTTTAAGACAGCAAGGGAACACCGGATACGCCTAGCGAATGTCTGTACACCCGAGAAAGGGCAGGAAGAATATCTCGAAGCAAAGAAAGCCCTTGCCGACTTAATACTGGACAAAGATATTGTGTATGAACCGGTCGGGACATCCTGTAACAGAATAGTCGCAGAAGTGTGGGCTGGTGTAACCCACGTTAATCAATATATGCGTAATCAGGGTTACACTTGCCGTTAA
- the glmM gene encoding phosphoglucosamine mutase: MQLFGTSGIRRLFDEGLTQLALRVGMALGKSYDSVVVASDTRTSAPVLKHALISGVLSGGARCSDGGVLSTPTLAFAARSFRAGVMITASHNPPEYNGIKLINPDGSAFSPDQCRQVEELVLGDLPRAASWQEIGSSNVLGGAVEEHTERILKDFPSGLGLKVVVDCGCGAASGITPYLLRRLGCWVVGLNCYPSGFFPRNPEPTEANLGELIKATKDFDADLGIAHDGDADRMMAVDDKGRFVPGDKLLGLFAREVGAKEVVTTLDASMAIEEMGFKVTRTRIGDTAVSEELKSAGDFGGEPSGSWIFPGISLCPDGIYAAGRIAVIASSKKLSGLIDEIPAYPILRGSVGVGGVAVSELESRLAVMKPLSLNKSDGIRLGFADGWLLIRASGTEPKVRITAEARSRARAEELYDRGIRIIRACGKANREGSL; encoded by the coding sequence ATGCAGTTATTCGGTACCTCCGGAATAAGAAGGCTCTTCGATGAGGGCCTGACCCAGTTGGCCTTGAGAGTGGGAATGGCTCTCGGGAAGAGCTACGATAGCGTAGTGGTCGCCAGCGATACCCGGACCTCCGCCCCTGTCCTGAAGCATGCCCTTATCTCCGGCGTTTTGAGCGGCGGTGCTCGCTGCTCCGACGGCGGAGTCCTCTCTACGCCGACGCTCGCCTTCGCCGCCAGGAGCTTCCGGGCGGGGGTAATGATTACCGCCTCGCATAACCCCCCGGAGTATAACGGCATCAAGCTGATAAATCCCGATGGTTCTGCCTTCAGCCCGGATCAGTGCCGGCAGGTGGAGGAGCTGGTCCTCGGCGATCTGCCCCGGGCTGCCTCCTGGCAGGAGATCGGCTCAAGTAACGTACTTGGTGGTGCTGTTGAGGAACACACCGAACGCATCCTTAAAGACTTTCCCTCTGGACTCGGGCTCAAGGTGGTGGTAGACTGCGGCTGTGGTGCGGCTTCAGGGATCACGCCCTATCTGCTCCGCAGGTTGGGCTGCTGGGTGGTGGGCCTGAATTGCTATCCCAGCGGTTTCTTTCCCCGTAACCCCGAGCCGACCGAGGCAAATCTGGGCGAATTGATTAAGGCGACTAAAGATTTTGACGCCGATTTGGGTATTGCTCACGACGGAGATGCCGACCGGATGATGGCCGTGGATGATAAGGGGCGGTTCGTACCCGGAGATAAGCTCCTGGGGCTTTTTGCCCGTGAGGTCGGAGCGAAAGAGGTGGTTACCACCCTGGATGCCTCAATGGCTATCGAGGAGATGGGTTTTAAGGTTACCCGGACCAGGATAGGCGATACCGCTGTCTCCGAGGAGCTTAAGTCGGCCGGGGATTTCGGCGGCGAGCCCTCGGGAAGCTGGATTTTTCCTGGTATCTCGCTGTGTCCCGACGGCATCTATGCTGCCGGCCGGATAGCCGTAATCGCCAGCAGTAAGAAGCTGTCGGGATTGATTGATGAGATACCCGCTTATCCCATCTTAAGGGGTAGCGTTGGGGTAGGGGGGGTAGCCGTGTCGGAGCTGGAGTCGCGGCTGGCGGTGATGAAGCCTCTATCGCTAAACAAAAGTGACGGCATCAGACTCGGCTTTGCCGACGGCTGGCTGCTTATCAGGGCCTCCGGTACCGAGCCGAAGGTGAGGATAACTGCCGAGGCCAGGAGCCGGGCGCGAGCCGAGGAGCTTTATGATCGCGGTATCAGGATAATCAGGGCGTGCGGTAAGGCCAACAGGGAGGGGAGTCTTTGA
- a CDS encoding sugar phosphate nucleotidyltransferase, with translation MKAVMLAAGEGSRMRPLTYTRPKVMIPIANRPILEHLVIEAKKAGIAEFVFVVGYHDEQVRDYFADGSRWGVSIEYCRQGRQLGTADALRMVEGLLGGDFLLLNGDIIVKHKDIRLVMEKGGNALSVFPVEDPRGVGVLELSEGRVIRIYEKTASPPSCMVNAGIYRLTPDIFGAISRTGKSPRGEYELTDSLQLMIDSGQEVSYQEIGYWLNLSYPWDLLAANQSLLAEIESDNHGEVEENVVMKGPVSIGRNTVVRSGSYILGPVIIGEDCDIGPNCYIRPHTAIGDGCHIGGATEVKASIVMAGTRIPHHNYVGDSVIGAGCNLGSGAKIANLRLDKKNIVVDGIDSKRRKLGAIIGDGVEVGINASINTGSVIGNNAYIAPGAVVSGVFLPGARIS, from the coding sequence TTGAAGGCGGTTATGTTAGCGGCTGGTGAGGGGAGCCGGATGCGTCCCCTGACTTACACCAGGCCCAAGGTGATGATACCCATCGCCAACAGGCCCATACTGGAGCATCTGGTCATCGAGGCTAAGAAGGCGGGTATCGCAGAGTTTGTCTTTGTGGTCGGCTATCACGATGAGCAGGTGCGTGACTACTTTGCCGACGGCAGCCGGTGGGGAGTAAGCATCGAATACTGCCGCCAGGGGCGTCAACTGGGGACTGCGGATGCCCTCCGTATGGTTGAGGGGCTGCTTGGCGGCGACTTTCTTCTCCTGAACGGGGATATTATCGTTAAGCACAAAGATATCAGGCTGGTAATGGAGAAGGGAGGTAACGCCTTAAGTGTCTTTCCTGTTGAGGATCCCCGGGGCGTGGGCGTCCTTGAGTTGAGTGAGGGCAGGGTGATCCGTATCTACGAAAAGACGGCCAGCCCTCCCTCCTGTATGGTAAATGCCGGCATCTACCGTCTTACCCCCGATATCTTCGGTGCCATATCCCGGACGGGAAAATCGCCGCGGGGAGAGTATGAGCTGACCGACTCCCTGCAGTTGATGATAGATAGCGGACAGGAGGTCTCTTATCAGGAGATTGGCTACTGGCTGAACCTGAGCTATCCCTGGGACCTGCTGGCGGCCAACCAGTCGTTACTGGCTGAGATTGAGTCGGATAACCATGGTGAAGTGGAAGAGAATGTGGTAATGAAGGGCCCGGTCTCTATCGGCAGGAATACGGTAGTAAGGTCGGGTTCATACATCCTGGGGCCGGTGATAATCGGGGAGGACTGTGACATCGGGCCCAACTGCTATATTCGTCCTCACACCGCAATCGGTGACGGCTGCCATATCGGCGGCGCTACCGAGGTCAAGGCTTCCATCGTCATGGCAGGGACCAGGATTCCCCACCACAATTACGTTGGTGACAGCGTTATCGGTGCCGGCTGTAACCTGGGTTCCGGAGCCAAGATTGCCAACCTGCGTCTGGACAAGAAGAATATAGTGGTGGACGGCATCGACAGCAAAAGGCGCAAGCTGGGGGCTATCATCGGGGACGGGGTTGAGGTCGGCATTAACGCCAGTATCAATACCGGCAGTGTTATTGGCAATAACGCTTATATTGCACCGGGAGCGGTGGTCAGCGGCGTCTTCTTACCGGGGGCAAGGATATCCTGA
- a CDS encoding sugar phosphate nucleotidyltransferase — MKQAIILAAGEGWRLRPFTVNRPKVMLPVAGKPILRYLVEALAQNGIRNIVMVVGYKREQIFDYMVSGEHLGVDITYVTQKERLGTAHALDQAREAAQDEFLVLSGDKLIEAATIARFVTVKPAAVLVKRVEHPERYGVANIVDGVVRDIVEQPKEAGSNTVMTRIYAFGREVFDYIEAELSISAVLNKMIGCGKTIYACETDGPWLEAVYPWDMLGLNSVVILKARAEMGGTVEKGVSLKGQVSVGRDTVIRANSSIVGPVVIGDGCDIGPNACILPATSIGDNVIVSPFSEIKNSVIGSDVAIATGGVIQDSVVGNGCAIGGHFTALSGEAEVKVNDSYHSVKMGAMLGEGCSIGSGVVAQPGTILGNYSEVQALKLIRGRLPDKSLVF; from the coding sequence ATGAAACAGGCGATAATCCTGGCAGCGGGTGAGGGGTGGCGGCTCAGGCCGTTTACAGTTAACCGGCCGAAGGTAATGCTTCCCGTAGCAGGCAAGCCGATCCTCCGGTATCTGGTTGAGGCATTGGCACAGAACGGGATTCGCAACATTGTAATGGTGGTGGGCTATAAGCGTGAGCAGATATTCGACTATATGGTTTCGGGAGAGCACCTCGGCGTCGATATCACCTATGTCACCCAGAAGGAACGCCTGGGCACCGCTCATGCTCTGGATCAGGCCAGGGAAGCGGCCCAGGATGAGTTCCTGGTCCTCTCCGGGGATAAACTGATTGAAGCCGCTACCATTGCCCGTTTTGTTACCGTTAAGCCGGCAGCCGTCCTGGTGAAGAGGGTAGAGCACCCGGAAAGGTACGGCGTGGCGAATATTGTGGACGGCGTGGTCAGGGATATCGTAGAGCAGCCCAAAGAAGCCGGCAGTAATACGGTTATGACCCGGATTTATGCCTTCGGCAGGGAGGTTTTCGACTATATCGAGGCCGAGCTGTCTATCTCGGCTGTCCTTAACAAAATGATAGGCTGTGGCAAGACTATCTATGCCTGCGAGACGGATGGCCCCTGGCTTGAAGCTGTCTATCCCTGGGACATGCTGGGTCTTAACAGCGTGGTCATTCTTAAGGCCAGGGCTGAGATGGGTGGCACTGTTGAGAAGGGGGTTTCCCTGAAAGGGCAGGTCTCGGTGGGGCGGGATACCGTAATACGGGCAAACTCGTCTATAGTCGGTCCGGTGGTCATCGGAGATGGTTGTGATATCGGCCCCAATGCCTGTATTCTGCCGGCTACCAGTATCGGCGATAACGTTATCGTTTCTCCCTTCAGTGAAATAAAAAACAGCGTCATCGGCAGCGATGTTGCTATTGCTACCGGCGGTGTTATCCAGGACTCGGTGGTCGGTAACGGATGTGCGATCGGGGGGCATTTCACTGCCTTGAGCGGTGAGGCTGAGGTTAAGGTTAACGATTCATACCACTCGGTAAAGATGGGAGCGATGCTGGGTGAGGGCTGCAGTATCGGAAGCGGCGTGGTCGCTCAGCCCGGCACTATTTTAGGAAACTACAGTGAGGTGCAGGCGCTTAAGTTGATCAGGGGGCGGCTGCCCGATAAGAGCTTGGTGTTTTAA